One Gigantopelta aegis isolate Gae_Host chromosome 1, Gae_host_genome, whole genome shotgun sequence genomic region harbors:
- the LOC121375972 gene encoding dynein assembly factor with WDR repeat domains 1-like, which translates to MKLKRFLLRYYPPGIILEYEQGGSVKTKSVDLLDLRQETDVDVVVDEIMRKEPLVTSTKAEQVRKLILRLQEKLSHADDHHYYLFKVLRAHILPLTNVAFNKSGSCFITGSYDRTCKIWDTASGEELHTLEGHRNVVYAIAFNNPYGDKIATGSFDKTSKLWSAETGKCYYTFRGHTAEIVCLGFNPSSSVLATGSMDTTAKLWDVETGVELQTLNGHSAEIISLSFNSTGSQFITGSFDHTVSVWDVRSGQRIHTLIGHKAEISSAQFNWDSSLIATGSMDKTCKIWDTNSGRCIGTLLGHEDEVLDVAFDFTGQNLLTASADATARCYNANTHNLICKMEGHEGEISKATFNPQGTSVLTASSDKTARLWDSESGKCKQVLEGHTDEIFSCAFNYEGNTIITGSKDNTCRIWR; encoded by the exons GACTGATGTTGATGTAGTGGTGGACGAGATAATGAGAAAGGAGCCCCTGGTTACTTCAACTAAAGCAGAACAAGTTCGAAAACTCATTCTCC GTCTTCAGGAGAAGCTTTCTCACGCCGATGACCATCACTATTATCTCTTTAAG GTTTTGAGGGCCCATATACTTCCTCTCACAAATGTAGCATTTAACAAGTCTGGTTCGTG cttTATCACTGGAAGTTACGACCGAACGTGTAAAATCTGGGACACTGCGTCTGGGGAGGAGCTTCACACACTGGAGGGACACCGAAATGTTGTGTACGCCATAGCCTTCAACAACCCTTATGG AGATAAAATAGCCACAGGATCGTTTGACAAGACCAGCAAATTGTGGAGTGCCGAAACTGGCAAGTGCTATTACACATTCCGAGGCCATACAGCCGAAATT GTTTGTTTGGGATTCAACCCGTCTAGTTCGGTTCTTGCGACTGGCAGTATGGACACCACAGCCAAGCTCTGGGACGTTGAGACAGGGGTGGAGCTGCAAACGTTAAAT GGTCACTCTGCAGAGATAATCTCGTTATCCTTCAATTCGACTGGTTCCCAGTTCATCACTGGATCGTTTGACCACACGGTGTCCGTTTGGGATGTCCGGTCTGGACA ACGGATCCACACATTGATTGGTCACAAGGCTGAAATCAGCAGCGCTCAGTTCAACTGGGATTCGTCTCTCATCGCCACGGGATCCATGGACAAGACTTGCAAGATCTGGGACACGAACTCAG GTCGGTGCATCGGGACATTGCTAGGTCACGAGGATGAAGTTCTTGATGTGGCATTTGACTTCACGGGTCAGAATCTGCTGACAGCCTCGGCGGACGCGACCGCTCGCTGTTACAATGCCAATACTCATAACCTGATATGTAAGATGGAAGGCCACGAAGGCGAGATCTCCAAG GCGACATTCAACCCACAAGGGACATCGGTGCTGACCGCCAGCTCGGACAAGACTGCGCGACTGTGGGACTCTGAGAGTGGCAAGTGTAAGCAGGTTCTCGAGGGTCACACGGACGAGATATTCAGCTGTGCCTTCAACTACGAGGGCAACACCATCATCACAG GGAGCAAGGACAACACGTGTCGGATTTGGAGGTGA